In Halictus rubicundus isolate RS-2024b chromosome 5, iyHalRubi1_principal, whole genome shotgun sequence, one genomic interval encodes:
- the Stam gene encoding signal transducing adaptor molecule isoform X3, translated as MGLFQNSSPFDADVEKATSEKNTTEEWGKIMDICDKVGTSTQNAKDCLRSIVRRLYSPDPHIVMQALTLLDACVSNCGKTFHLEIASRDFENDMRKLVNHAQPKIAERMKGLLKKWAEGDFKNDPQLNLIPSLYNKLKNEGHDFTIISDTPKRTSVLSKDPNVVSNSQEEEDIAKAIELSLKDSKAHNQASSSHSSPSSKKSTSLYPSVNTALGTSSNSEGRKVRALYDFEAAENNELTFFAGEIINLLDDSDPNWWKGSNYTGVGLFPSNFVTADLSVEPEQFTKVEVKTVKREPEVIEVEIDEGKMDKLLHLLHEADPQCDNSDPQEMLELEEQVTAMGPLIDAALEKVDRRHAQLTQLSSDLVDALNLYHTLMREPPPPTPSNYTLPKMPPHMSPYQFQNHGPPPPHQNQQIYNGVAPPHPSSFPGSSPLGPYSTNIPTNEYMGPTSMPNMTLPQHFGHVQSGPHQHPPGHPQGPPVLEQTSLPYSHQGFPPQTGSMPVPYGPSGPTGPSVSQQSQYAPPNGQHMP; from the exons ATGGGGCTTTTCCAGAATTCCTCGCCTTTCGACGCTGACGTCG aaaaagCAACCAGCGAGAAGAATACCACCGAGGAATGGGGAAAAATAATGGACATTTGCGACAAAGTAGGAACTTCTACGCAAAATGCAAAGGATTGTTTAAGATCTATTGTTAGGAGACTGTATTCTCCAGATCCACATATTGTTATGCAAGCATTAACA TTGCTGGATGCATGTGTGAGTAATTGTGGGAAAACGTTTCATCTGGAAATTGCATCAAGAGACTTTGAAAATGATATGAGGAAACTCGTGAACCATGCCCAACCAAAAATTGCAGAAAGAATGAAAGGGCTATTGAAAAAATGGGCTGAAGGCGATTTTAAAAATGATCCTCAATTAAATTTAATACCAAGTTTGTACAACAAATTGAAAAACGAAGGTCATGATTTTACTATTATTTCCGATACG CCTAAACGTACAAGCGTACTGAGCAAAGATCCAAATGTAGTATCAAATTCGCAGGAAGAAGAAGACATTGCAAAAG CTATTGAACTTTCACTCAAAGATAGTAAAGCCCATAATCAAGCATCTTCTTCACACAGTTCTCCGTCATCTAAAAAGAGTACAAGTTTATACCCAAGTGTAAACACAGCGCTTGGTACTTCCAGCAATTCCGAAGGCAGGAAGGTCCGTGCACTGTATGATTTTGAGGCTGCAGAAAATAATGAATTAACATTTTTCGCAGGAGAAATAA TTAACCTTTTGGATGATTCTGATCCAAATTGGTGGAAAGGCAGTAATTATACAGGAGTAGGCCTTTTTCCTTCTAATTTTGTTACTGCAGACTTATCTGTCGAGCCTGAACAATTTACAA AAGTTGAAGTGAAAACTGTAAAGAGAGAGCCAGAAGTGATCGAGGTTGAAATAGACGAAGGAAAAATGGATAAGCTTCTACATTTGTTACACGAAGCTGATCCTCAGTGTGATAATTCTGATCCACAAGAAATGCTAGAATTAGAAG AACAAGTCACTGCGATGGGACCGTTAATAGATGCAGCATTAGAAAAGGTGGATAGGAGGCATGCACAGCTAACCCAGCTCAGTTCTGATTTGGTAGACGCTCTTAATTTATATCATACACTGATGCGAGAACCTCCACCACCAACACCATCTAATTATACTCTCCCTAAGATGCCACCACATATGAGTCCCTATCAATTCCAGAATCATGGACCACCACCTCCACAT CAAAATCAACAGATATATAATGGAGTAGCTCCCCCTCATCCATCCTCTTTCCCGGGAAGTAGTCCGTTAGGACCATATAGTACCAACATCCCAACAAATGAGTATATGGGACCTACAAGTATGCCAAACATGACATTACCTCAACATTTTGGACATGTGCAATCTGGTCCACATCAGCATCCTCCAGGTCATCCGCAGGGTCCACCAGTACTAGAGCAAACTAGCCTTCCTTACTCCCATCAAGG GTTTCCACCTCAAACTGGTTCTATGCCGGTGCCTTATGGTCCATCAGGACCAACAGGACCTTCGGTAAGCCAGCAATCACAGTATGCTCCACCCAATGGGCAGCATATGCCGTAA
- the Gos28 gene encoding golgi SNAP receptor complex member Gos28, translating into MQYPSTYYKKDRVISEQQMANSLDVVDWEDLRRQARHLENEIDAKLVAFSKLGINTGSKLVNSDEVPLLDEEHVFENMASEIEDLLAKLSSINERMSELQPNGAAMLHTMQRHKDILKDYKLEFSKIRNNFAARRDREDLLGSVRKEIDNYKSVRGLNRREMFMKENQHIHNSDRLINDQISIAMETREHLMTQRQAFKRIQTRFNDISNRFPAVNSLVQRINLRKRRDSLILGLIVGFCTFLMLLYAFH; encoded by the exons ATGCAGTATCCATCCACATATTATAAAAAAGATCGCGTGATTTCAGAACAACAAATGGCTAACTCGTTAGATGTCGTCGATTGGGAAG ATCTTAGAAGGCAAGCAAGACATTTGGAAAATGAGATTGATGCGAAATTGGTGGCATTCAGCAAGCTTGGTATTAACACAGGATCCAAACTTGTAAACAGCGACGAAGTGCCGCTTTTGGACGAGGAACATGTTTTTGAAAACATGGCTTCCGAAATAGAAGATTTACTAGCCAAA TTGTCTTCGATAAATGAGAGAATGAGCGAATTACAACCTAACGGTGCTGCAATGTTGCATACCATGCAACGTCATAAAGACATATTGAAAGATTATAAACTGGAATTCAGTAAGATTCGAAATAATTTTGCAGCAAGAAGAGACAGGGAAGACTTACTTGGAAGCGTTCGTAAAGAAATAGA CAATTATAAAAGCGTAAGAGGACTAAATCGCAGAGAGATGTTCATGAAGGAAAATCAACATATTCATAA CTCGGATCGGCTAATAAACGATCAAATAAGCATAGCAATGGAAACACGGGAACATTTAATGACTCAGAGACAGGCATTCAAACGTATACAAACCAGGTTCAATGATATATCGAATCGTTTCCCAGCAGTGAACAGTCTAGTGCAAAGGATAAATTTACGCAAGAGGCGGGACTCCCTTATTCTTGGACTTATCGTTGGTTTCTGCACATTTCTAATGCTCTTGTATGCTTTTCACTAA
- the LOC143354228 gene encoding carbohydrate sulfotransferase 11 — translation MSVGVRHEYRRKTVHREKMTPRRHVFAAIRRVLLVAGVITLLVLALSSQDAGNSVQQGLLLEEDSNLTPEEKLMEEATNAETERRLAVRRKFLTERCAEEGLDRPGNDSLHRPNAWEFLVNKEYHLIWCNVFKAASTSWMYNFNLLAGYSPQFLKASKAVPVSLARQKYPRYTADELNKFLNDSTSFLIVRHPFERLLSAYRDKLEHSLPHTFHSNLGAHIVWHYRSRDPKTNGRHGPRYPLFEEFVRWLLCQWRAGNELDMHWTPVVNFCTPCQVRFDVIAKFETLHEDQDYLIKQAHVGHIIKPEWKNPTRGVQTKDVIKNYFAQLSKSQINDLYEMFRYDFVLFDYSPDDYIALGRDEHTELICKK, via the exons ATGTCCGTTGGTG TTCGACATGAGTACAGAAGGAAGACTGTCCATCGGGAGAAGATGACACCGCGACGGCACGTATTCGCGGCGATTCGTCGAGTGCTATTGGTCGCCGGTGTGATAACATTGCTGGTGTTGGCCCTGTCGAGCCAGGATGCTGGCAATAGCGTGCAGCAAGGCCTTTTGTTGGAG GAAGACTCCAACCTGACCCCAGAAGAGAAGCTAATGGAAGAAGCAACAAATGCTGAAACCGAGCGGCGTTTAGCCGTCAGGAGGAAATTTTTGACCGAGAGATGCGCGGAGGAGGGTTTGGATCGACCTGGAAACGATTCCCTTCATAGACCCAATGCCTGGGAGTTCCTTGTAAATAAAGAGTACCACTTGATATGGTGCAACGTCTTCAAAGCAGCATCGACGTCGTGGATgtacaattttaatttacttgcTGG ATACAGTCCACAGTTCTTAAAGGCCTCGAAGGCTGTACCAGTTTCTCTGGCAAGACAGAAATATCCTAGATACACGGCAGATGAATTGAACAAGTTCCTAAACGACAGTACCAGTTTCCTGATAGTCAGGCACCCCTTCGAAAGATTGCTTAGCGCTTACAGAGATAAACTGGAGCACAGTTTGCCGCACACGTTTCATAGCAATCTGGGAGCTCATATCGTCTGGCACTACAGATCAAGG GATCCAAAAACAAATGGACGACACGGTCCGAGGTACCCATTGTTCGAGGAATTTGTACGATGGTTGTTATGCCAATGGAGAGCCGGTAATGAGCTGGATATGCATTGGACACCGGTCGTGAACTTTTGTACACCGTGTCAAGTACGATTCGATGTGATAGCGAAATTTGAAACGCTTCAT GAAGATCAAGATTACCTGATAAAACAAGCTCACGTAGGACACATTATTAAGCCAGAGTGGAAGAACCCGACGAGAGGTGTTCAAACAAAGGATGTAATCAAGAATTACTTCGCTCAATTGTCTAAGTCACAGATCAACGATCTGTACGAGATGTTTAG GTACGATTTTGTACTCTTCGATTATTCCCCTGACGACTATATTGCACTTGGGAGAGATGAACACACAGAACTGATTTGTAAAAAGTAA
- the LOC143354230 gene encoding uncharacterized protein LOC143354230: MDTFEDDMFALSDEELPIQTSENNPVEEHLMKQFSDVQARIEKTTNDIKEIQDTRRRILKQLRDHALYGENITSDSDSDLYTIDGQPTVEKKKKRSIGKLGQILIVQNSWKRVLWDKWIIGIVLQNTSTQ; this comes from the exons ATGGATACTTTCGAAGATGACATGTTTGCTCTCAGCGACGAGGAGTTACCGATACAAACATCGGAAAACAACCCCGTGGAAGAGCATTTAATGAAACAGTTTTCTGATGTGCAAGCTCGTATTGAAAAAACAACTAACGATATCAAAGAAATCCAAGATACGAGAAGACGAATTCTAAAACAGTTACGAGATCATGCTCTGTACGGAGAAAATATAACCTCGGATTCTGACAGTGAC TTGTATACCATCGATGGGCAACCAACtgtggaaaaaaaaaagaaacgaagtaTTGGGAAGCTTGGTCAAATTTTAATTGTACAAAATAGCTGGAAACGAGTTCTTTGGGATAAATGGATCATTGGTATAGTTCTGCAAAATACTTCAACGCAGTAA
- the Stam gene encoding signal transducing adaptor molecule isoform X2 — protein sequence MGLFQNSSPFDADVEKATSEKNTTEEWGKIMDICDKVGTSTQNAKDCLRSIVRRLYSPDPHIVMQALTLLDACVSNCGKTFHLEIASRDFENDMRKLVNHAQPKIAERMKGLLKKWAEGDFKNDPQLNLIPSLYNKLKNEGHDFTIISDTPKRTSVLSKDPNVVSNSQEEEDIAKAIELSLKDSKAHNQASSSHSSPSSKKSTSLYPSVNTALGTSSNSEGRKVRALYDFEAAENNELTFFAGEIINLLDDSDPNWWKGSNYTGVGLFPSNFVTADLSVEPEQFTKLEHNNKKMVHFAEEVEVKTVKREPEVIEVEIDEGKMDKLLHLLHEADPQCDNSDPQEMLELEEQVTAMGPLIDAALEKVDRRHAQLTQLSSDLVDALNLYHTLMREPPPPTPSNYTLPKMPPHMSPYQFQNHGPPPPHIYNGVAPPHPSSFPGSSPLGPYSTNIPTNEYMGPTSMPNMTLPQHFGHVQSGPHQHPPGHPQGPPVLEQTSLPYSHQGFPPQTGSMPVPYGPSGPTGPSVSQQSQYAPPNGQHMP from the exons ATGGGGCTTTTCCAGAATTCCTCGCCTTTCGACGCTGACGTCG aaaaagCAACCAGCGAGAAGAATACCACCGAGGAATGGGGAAAAATAATGGACATTTGCGACAAAGTAGGAACTTCTACGCAAAATGCAAAGGATTGTTTAAGATCTATTGTTAGGAGACTGTATTCTCCAGATCCACATATTGTTATGCAAGCATTAACA TTGCTGGATGCATGTGTGAGTAATTGTGGGAAAACGTTTCATCTGGAAATTGCATCAAGAGACTTTGAAAATGATATGAGGAAACTCGTGAACCATGCCCAACCAAAAATTGCAGAAAGAATGAAAGGGCTATTGAAAAAATGGGCTGAAGGCGATTTTAAAAATGATCCTCAATTAAATTTAATACCAAGTTTGTACAACAAATTGAAAAACGAAGGTCATGATTTTACTATTATTTCCGATACG CCTAAACGTACAAGCGTACTGAGCAAAGATCCAAATGTAGTATCAAATTCGCAGGAAGAAGAAGACATTGCAAAAG CTATTGAACTTTCACTCAAAGATAGTAAAGCCCATAATCAAGCATCTTCTTCACACAGTTCTCCGTCATCTAAAAAGAGTACAAGTTTATACCCAAGTGTAAACACAGCGCTTGGTACTTCCAGCAATTCCGAAGGCAGGAAGGTCCGTGCACTGTATGATTTTGAGGCTGCAGAAAATAATGAATTAACATTTTTCGCAGGAGAAATAA TTAACCTTTTGGATGATTCTGATCCAAATTGGTGGAAAGGCAGTAATTATACAGGAGTAGGCCTTTTTCCTTCTAATTTTGTTACTGCAGACTTATCTGTCGAGCCTGAACAATTTACAA AGTTAGAacacaataataaaaaaatggttcATTTTGCTGAAGAAGTTGAAGTGAAAACTGTAAAGAGAGAGCCAGAAGTGATCGAGGTTGAAATAGACGAAGGAAAAATGGATAAGCTTCTACATTTGTTACACGAAGCTGATCCTCAGTGTGATAATTCTGATCCACAAGAAATGCTAGAATTAGAAG AACAAGTCACTGCGATGGGACCGTTAATAGATGCAGCATTAGAAAAGGTGGATAGGAGGCATGCACAGCTAACCCAGCTCAGTTCTGATTTGGTAGACGCTCTTAATTTATATCATACACTGATGCGAGAACCTCCACCACCAACACCATCTAATTATACTCTCCCTAAGATGCCACCACATATGAGTCCCTATCAATTCCAGAATCATGGACCACCACCTCCACAT ATATATAATGGAGTAGCTCCCCCTCATCCATCCTCTTTCCCGGGAAGTAGTCCGTTAGGACCATATAGTACCAACATCCCAACAAATGAGTATATGGGACCTACAAGTATGCCAAACATGACATTACCTCAACATTTTGGACATGTGCAATCTGGTCCACATCAGCATCCTCCAGGTCATCCGCAGGGTCCACCAGTACTAGAGCAAACTAGCCTTCCTTACTCCCATCAAGG GTTTCCACCTCAAACTGGTTCTATGCCGGTGCCTTATGGTCCATCAGGACCAACAGGACCTTCGGTAAGCCAGCAATCACAGTATGCTCCACCCAATGGGCAGCATATGCCGTAA
- the Stam gene encoding signal transducing adaptor molecule isoform X1: MGLFQNSSPFDADVEKATSEKNTTEEWGKIMDICDKVGTSTQNAKDCLRSIVRRLYSPDPHIVMQALTLLDACVSNCGKTFHLEIASRDFENDMRKLVNHAQPKIAERMKGLLKKWAEGDFKNDPQLNLIPSLYNKLKNEGHDFTIISDTPKRTSVLSKDPNVVSNSQEEEDIAKAIELSLKDSKAHNQASSSHSSPSSKKSTSLYPSVNTALGTSSNSEGRKVRALYDFEAAENNELTFFAGEIINLLDDSDPNWWKGSNYTGVGLFPSNFVTADLSVEPEQFTKLEHNNKKMVHFAEEVEVKTVKREPEVIEVEIDEGKMDKLLHLLHEADPQCDNSDPQEMLELEEQVTAMGPLIDAALEKVDRRHAQLTQLSSDLVDALNLYHTLMREPPPPTPSNYTLPKMPPHMSPYQFQNHGPPPPHQNQQIYNGVAPPHPSSFPGSSPLGPYSTNIPTNEYMGPTSMPNMTLPQHFGHVQSGPHQHPPGHPQGPPVLEQTSLPYSHQGFPPQTGSMPVPYGPSGPTGPSVSQQSQYAPPNGQHMP, encoded by the exons ATGGGGCTTTTCCAGAATTCCTCGCCTTTCGACGCTGACGTCG aaaaagCAACCAGCGAGAAGAATACCACCGAGGAATGGGGAAAAATAATGGACATTTGCGACAAAGTAGGAACTTCTACGCAAAATGCAAAGGATTGTTTAAGATCTATTGTTAGGAGACTGTATTCTCCAGATCCACATATTGTTATGCAAGCATTAACA TTGCTGGATGCATGTGTGAGTAATTGTGGGAAAACGTTTCATCTGGAAATTGCATCAAGAGACTTTGAAAATGATATGAGGAAACTCGTGAACCATGCCCAACCAAAAATTGCAGAAAGAATGAAAGGGCTATTGAAAAAATGGGCTGAAGGCGATTTTAAAAATGATCCTCAATTAAATTTAATACCAAGTTTGTACAACAAATTGAAAAACGAAGGTCATGATTTTACTATTATTTCCGATACG CCTAAACGTACAAGCGTACTGAGCAAAGATCCAAATGTAGTATCAAATTCGCAGGAAGAAGAAGACATTGCAAAAG CTATTGAACTTTCACTCAAAGATAGTAAAGCCCATAATCAAGCATCTTCTTCACACAGTTCTCCGTCATCTAAAAAGAGTACAAGTTTATACCCAAGTGTAAACACAGCGCTTGGTACTTCCAGCAATTCCGAAGGCAGGAAGGTCCGTGCACTGTATGATTTTGAGGCTGCAGAAAATAATGAATTAACATTTTTCGCAGGAGAAATAA TTAACCTTTTGGATGATTCTGATCCAAATTGGTGGAAAGGCAGTAATTATACAGGAGTAGGCCTTTTTCCTTCTAATTTTGTTACTGCAGACTTATCTGTCGAGCCTGAACAATTTACAA AGTTAGAacacaataataaaaaaatggttcATTTTGCTGAAGAAGTTGAAGTGAAAACTGTAAAGAGAGAGCCAGAAGTGATCGAGGTTGAAATAGACGAAGGAAAAATGGATAAGCTTCTACATTTGTTACACGAAGCTGATCCTCAGTGTGATAATTCTGATCCACAAGAAATGCTAGAATTAGAAG AACAAGTCACTGCGATGGGACCGTTAATAGATGCAGCATTAGAAAAGGTGGATAGGAGGCATGCACAGCTAACCCAGCTCAGTTCTGATTTGGTAGACGCTCTTAATTTATATCATACACTGATGCGAGAACCTCCACCACCAACACCATCTAATTATACTCTCCCTAAGATGCCACCACATATGAGTCCCTATCAATTCCAGAATCATGGACCACCACCTCCACAT CAAAATCAACAGATATATAATGGAGTAGCTCCCCCTCATCCATCCTCTTTCCCGGGAAGTAGTCCGTTAGGACCATATAGTACCAACATCCCAACAAATGAGTATATGGGACCTACAAGTATGCCAAACATGACATTACCTCAACATTTTGGACATGTGCAATCTGGTCCACATCAGCATCCTCCAGGTCATCCGCAGGGTCCACCAGTACTAGAGCAAACTAGCCTTCCTTACTCCCATCAAGG GTTTCCACCTCAAACTGGTTCTATGCCGGTGCCTTATGGTCCATCAGGACCAACAGGACCTTCGGTAAGCCAGCAATCACAGTATGCTCCACCCAATGGGCAGCATATGCCGTAA